A genomic segment from Lignipirellula cremea encodes:
- a CDS encoding prenyltransferase/squalene oxidase repeat-containing protein, giving the protein MSQNLTADPAESEEEYYEESIHDGHRFVFFTAAPSWLVSLVVHMVLLVILGMWTLSVDDGSGDVNQLVVAPPAIEEPIDEVEELEEMVKPEVSTEEVVVTPSPIVSDMVFDTPVEVTEEVTLANDIEAAAVSVMLSDFGPTTAPRNDLLATVGAMAGHGVDGRGVKARAQMISKYGGNESSEAAVAAALRWLAEHQYPDGGWSYDHTLGRCQGRCANTGEMDTARNAATAMALLPFLGAGHTHLEGEYKETVRGGLQYLVAHIKNDHGAGSFHEAGGSMYSHGLATICLCEAYAMTQDRGLLIPAQASLNFVSYAQDPVGGGWGYSARSAGDTSIVGWQIMGLKSGHMGYLQVPPNTVRGAMKFLDSVQAESGAYYGYRDPAAKRPATTAVGLLCRMYLGWKKEEPALQRGVEFLASRGPSKTDMYYNYYATQVVKHVGGENWDKWNVQMRDYLVSVQDKDGHQKGSFHFGGGHASRAGRLYSTCMATMILEVYYRHMPIYGNKAAEEEFPL; this is encoded by the coding sequence ATGAGCCAAAATCTAACTGCCGATCCAGCCGAATCCGAAGAAGAATACTACGAAGAGAGTATCCACGACGGTCATCGGTTTGTCTTTTTCACCGCGGCGCCCAGTTGGCTGGTCAGCTTGGTGGTGCACATGGTGTTGCTGGTTATCCTGGGCATGTGGACGTTATCGGTCGACGATGGTTCGGGCGACGTCAACCAGCTGGTGGTGGCTCCACCGGCGATTGAAGAGCCGATCGACGAGGTCGAAGAGCTCGAAGAAATGGTGAAGCCCGAGGTGTCCACCGAAGAAGTGGTGGTGACGCCGTCGCCAATCGTTTCCGACATGGTGTTCGACACGCCGGTTGAAGTGACCGAAGAGGTCACCCTGGCGAATGATATCGAAGCGGCCGCCGTTTCCGTCATGCTGAGCGATTTCGGCCCGACCACCGCACCGCGTAATGATTTGCTGGCGACCGTAGGCGCCATGGCCGGCCACGGCGTGGATGGCCGCGGCGTCAAGGCCCGCGCCCAGATGATCTCCAAGTACGGTGGGAATGAATCCAGCGAAGCGGCCGTAGCGGCTGCCCTGCGCTGGCTCGCCGAACATCAGTATCCGGACGGCGGCTGGAGCTACGACCATACCCTGGGCCGCTGCCAGGGACGTTGCGCCAACACCGGCGAAATGGATACGGCCCGCAATGCAGCGACCGCCATGGCGTTGCTGCCGTTCCTCGGAGCCGGCCACACGCACCTGGAAGGCGAGTACAAAGAAACCGTCCGCGGCGGGCTGCAGTATCTGGTCGCCCATATTAAAAACGACCACGGCGCCGGCAGCTTTCATGAAGCCGGCGGCAGCATGTATTCGCATGGGCTGGCGACGATCTGCCTGTGCGAAGCGTATGCCATGACCCAGGACCGCGGGCTACTGATTCCGGCCCAGGCGTCGTTGAACTTTGTTTCCTACGCCCAGGACCCGGTCGGCGGCGGCTGGGGTTATAGCGCCCGAAGTGCTGGCGACACGTCGATTGTGGGCTGGCAGATCATGGGCCTGAAAAGCGGCCACATGGGTTACCTGCAGGTGCCGCCGAATACGGTCCGCGGAGCGATGAAGTTCCTCGATAGCGTGCAGGCCGAAAGCGGCGCCTACTATGGATACCGGGATCCGGCCGCCAAGCGACCGGCGACCACCGCTGTCGGGCTGCTCTGCCGCATGTATCTGGGCTGGAAAAAAGAAGAGCCAGCCCTGCAACGCGGCGTCGAGTTCCTGGCTTCCAGAGGGCCCTCCAAAACGGACATGTATTACAACTACTACGCCACCCAGGTGGTGAAGCATGTCGGCGGCGAGAACTGGGATAAATGGAACGTGCAGATGCGCGACTACCTGGTGTCCGTGCAGGACAAAGATGGGCACCAGAAAGGCAGCTTTCACTTTGGCGGCGGACATGCCAGTCGAGCCGGCCGGTTGTACAGCACCTGCATGGCGACCATGATCCTCGAGGTTTACTACCGCCACATGCCGATCTACGGCAACAAAGCGGCCGAAGAAGAGTTCCCCTTGTAA
- a CDS encoding DinB family protein — translation MSVFETFTQHFEFNRGRTLGLLERMEREADLPAALAWRPGAGRAHIAWQLMHIGITEEIFAVERLAKGTGKFSDLWSRFQGGSTPDDQIPSADEIRQVLATGREELLGTLAGLSESQLGDIMWEARDGRKLTLLSVLQIISWHEAHHQGQAHITFNLFKAS, via the coding sequence ATGAGCGTCTTTGAAACCTTTACTCAGCATTTTGAGTTTAACCGCGGACGCACGCTAGGGCTGCTGGAGCGGATGGAACGTGAGGCCGATCTGCCTGCCGCCCTGGCCTGGCGACCGGGAGCGGGCAGGGCCCACATTGCGTGGCAGCTGATGCATATTGGCATTACCGAAGAGATCTTCGCCGTTGAGCGACTGGCCAAAGGAACGGGAAAGTTTTCCGATCTGTGGTCGCGGTTCCAGGGCGGCAGCACGCCCGACGACCAGATTCCCTCGGCGGACGAAATTCGCCAGGTGCTGGCGACCGGACGGGAAGAACTGCTCGGCACACTAGCGGGACTGAGCGAATCCCAGCTGGGCGATATCATGTGGGAGGCTCGCGACGGCCGGAAATTGACCCTGCTGAGCGTGCTGCAGATTATCAGCTGGCACGAAGCCCATCACCAGGGTCAGGCCCATATTACCTTCAACCTGTTCAAAGCCAGCTAA
- a CDS encoding MerR family transcriptional regulator translates to MSDSPAADDELLENSAAEETPAEAAADRFAAQAVDELAEEEAADELAEEEAVTAAEPAPGIPQLSQKRIAFVGKLGGVNQREAQRIVRQHGGVSVPRVEESVDWIVIGADSLPLGEHEESLSESIRDAAAKGQLEILSETEFWSRLGYVEGGPGVRELYTPAMLADLLEVPVSAIRRWLRRGLITPVREVKRLPYFDFQEVASARRLAKLIAAGASPAAIEKKLAELARYLPDVDRPLAQLSILVEGRQILLRSGEGLIEPGGQLRLDFEAAEAAEAVQDSALAFPPSPEPTSPEELMEAAAQVEDEGQLELAIELLRAALAAGGPRPEACFQLAEWLYRQGDLAGARERYYMAIEVDEDYVEARANLGCVLAELGQLELAVAAFQGALSRHDDYPDVLYHLARTLDDLGRQREADQNWRKFLEGAPTSPWADEARQRLGEDWN, encoded by the coding sequence ATGTCTGATTCCCCCGCCGCTGATGACGAACTGCTCGAAAATTCCGCTGCCGAGGAAACGCCTGCAGAGGCCGCAGCCGACCGGTTTGCCGCCCAGGCGGTGGACGAGCTGGCTGAAGAAGAAGCTGCCGACGAACTGGCCGAGGAAGAAGCGGTCACCGCGGCAGAGCCGGCGCCAGGCATTCCCCAGTTGTCCCAAAAACGGATTGCCTTCGTCGGGAAGCTGGGCGGCGTCAACCAGCGCGAAGCCCAGCGGATCGTCCGCCAGCACGGCGGCGTTTCCGTGCCCCGGGTCGAGGAGTCGGTCGACTGGATCGTGATTGGAGCCGACTCTCTGCCGCTGGGCGAGCACGAAGAGTCGCTGTCGGAAAGCATCCGCGATGCGGCCGCCAAGGGACAGCTGGAAATTCTCAGCGAAACCGAGTTCTGGTCCCGTCTGGGGTATGTCGAAGGCGGACCGGGCGTGCGGGAACTGTATACGCCCGCCATGCTGGCCGATCTGCTGGAAGTGCCCGTTTCAGCCATTCGCCGCTGGCTCCGTCGGGGATTGATTACGCCGGTTCGCGAGGTCAAGCGCCTGCCCTATTTTGACTTCCAGGAAGTGGCCAGCGCCCGGCGTCTGGCCAAGCTGATCGCAGCCGGCGCCTCCCCAGCCGCCATTGAGAAAAAGCTGGCGGAACTGGCCCGCTATCTGCCCGATGTGGACCGTCCGCTGGCGCAGCTTTCGATCCTGGTCGAAGGACGACAGATCCTGCTCCGCAGCGGCGAAGGGCTGATCGAACCGGGCGGCCAGCTGCGGCTTGATTTTGAAGCAGCCGAAGCGGCTGAGGCCGTACAGGACTCGGCGCTCGCTTTTCCGCCCAGCCCCGAGCCGACCTCGCCCGAAGAGCTGATGGAGGCCGCCGCCCAGGTGGAAGACGAAGGCCAGCTGGAGCTGGCGATTGAGTTACTCCGGGCCGCCCTGGCCGCCGGCGGACCGCGGCCTGAGGCCTGTTTCCAGCTGGCCGAATGGCTGTATCGCCAGGGGGACCTGGCTGGCGCTCGAGAACGGTACTATATGGCGATTGAAGTCGACGAGGACTATGTCGAGGCCCGGGCCAACCTGGGCTGCGTACTGGCCGAACTGGGGCAGCTGGAGCTGGCGGTGGCCGCCTTTCAAGGCGCCTTGTCGCGGCACGACGACTATCCCGATGTACTCTATCATCTGGCTCGCACACTCGATGACCTGGGCCGACAGCGCGAAGCAGACCAGAACTGGCGAAAGTTCCTGGAAGGTGCGCCGACCAGCCCCTGGGCGGACGAAGCCCGGCAGCGGCTGGGCGAAGACTGGAATTAG
- the priA gene encoding replication restart helicase PriA, with product MNQEQKRLFDTDPAPWDLDEAEEKCVATVVFSEPPFGPFDYLVPTRLQGRIEAGRRLQAPLGRGNRVVTAYCVSVEFRPTTRRLKEIRTVIDDAALLSPAMLRLTSWIAEQYLCPWGKAIEAVVPAGVRGQAGSREMTFLSVPRNVAAKLTTLKLPPKQQEALERLAASTRAMTPAELADAAHCTMGPIAALRKKGLVDAEVRRVQQGDHEIPSEPPGEKLTLNPAQQAALDAIRRTLDSAKHETLLVHGVTGSGKTEIYIRAIEEVIRFGRQAIVLVPEISLTPQTRQRFRSRFQSVAVLHSRLTPSERHWHWQRIAEGKIEVIVGARSAIFAPTPNLGLIVLDEEHDASFKQDSEPRYHAREVALRRAQEEQIPLVLGSATPALESWQRALSGQFRRIDLPLRVADRPFPLTEAIDLRAEFTHQGSRGAISRPLHNAMRTALEDEGQIILLLNRRGFSTNIQCPACGHVVKCDQCDIALTHHRDGDQAICHYCDYRIPPPPSCPECQFAGIRYGGLGTQRLETEVKARFPDTSCVRMDSDSMQKPGSHEKALASFRAGDVRILLGTQMIAKGLDFPNVTLVGVINADTSLHLPDFRAAERTFQLVTQVAGRTGRGARAGRVLVQTFSPEHPAIQAALQHDYYRFAAGELPIRKEFGYPPFEQVIRLIVRGPIEEQTEQFADLITDRMRARIEDQQFDARVMGPAPAPISRLRGKFRYHALLQGPSGDQLRDVARHAAIDLPVIDELQWIFDVDPTSLL from the coding sequence ATGAACCAAGAGCAGAAGAGACTTTTTGATACCGATCCCGCTCCCTGGGATCTCGACGAGGCAGAGGAGAAGTGCGTCGCGACGGTGGTTTTCTCCGAGCCGCCCTTTGGCCCGTTTGATTACCTGGTCCCTACGCGGCTGCAGGGACGGATCGAAGCCGGTCGCCGGCTGCAGGCCCCGCTGGGCCGCGGCAATCGGGTCGTCACGGCGTACTGCGTGTCCGTGGAGTTCCGCCCCACGACCCGCCGCCTGAAAGAGATCCGCACCGTCATCGACGACGCCGCGCTGCTCTCGCCCGCCATGCTGCGGCTGACCAGTTGGATCGCCGAACAGTACCTGTGCCCCTGGGGGAAAGCGATCGAGGCCGTCGTTCCCGCCGGCGTCCGCGGCCAGGCAGGCTCCCGGGAGATGACCTTTCTCTCCGTCCCGCGGAATGTGGCCGCCAAACTGACGACTTTGAAACTGCCGCCCAAACAGCAGGAAGCGCTCGAGCGTCTGGCCGCCTCGACCCGCGCCATGACGCCGGCCGAACTGGCCGACGCGGCCCATTGCACCATGGGACCGATCGCCGCCTTGCGGAAAAAAGGACTCGTCGACGCCGAAGTCCGCCGCGTGCAGCAAGGCGACCATGAGATCCCCTCCGAGCCGCCCGGCGAAAAGCTTACTCTCAACCCGGCCCAGCAGGCGGCGCTCGACGCCATCCGCCGCACGCTCGACAGCGCCAAGCATGAAACGCTCCTGGTGCACGGCGTAACCGGCAGCGGCAAAACAGAGATCTACATTCGCGCCATCGAAGAGGTCATCCGTTTTGGCCGCCAGGCGATTGTGCTGGTGCCCGAGATCAGCCTCACGCCGCAAACGCGGCAGCGGTTTCGCTCCCGCTTCCAGTCCGTCGCCGTGCTGCACAGCCGACTCACGCCGTCGGAGCGTCACTGGCACTGGCAGCGTATCGCGGAAGGAAAGATCGAGGTCATCGTCGGCGCCCGGAGCGCGATCTTCGCCCCCACGCCCAACCTGGGGCTGATCGTGCTCGATGAAGAACACGACGCCTCCTTCAAGCAGGATTCGGAACCCCGGTACCATGCCCGCGAAGTGGCGTTGCGGAGAGCGCAAGAAGAACAGATCCCGCTGGTGCTGGGCTCGGCGACGCCCGCGCTGGAAAGCTGGCAACGGGCCCTGTCCGGTCAGTTTCGCCGCATTGATCTGCCGCTGCGCGTCGCCGACCGGCCGTTTCCGCTGACCGAGGCAATCGACCTGCGGGCCGAGTTCACCCACCAGGGCAGCCGCGGCGCCATCAGCCGCCCTTTGCACAATGCCATGCGAACCGCCCTGGAAGACGAAGGCCAGATCATCCTGCTGCTGAACCGAAGGGGATTCTCCACCAACATCCAGTGCCCGGCCTGCGGCCATGTGGTGAAGTGCGACCAGTGCGATATCGCCCTGACCCATCATCGCGACGGCGACCAGGCCATCTGCCATTACTGCGACTACCGCATTCCACCGCCGCCTTCCTGTCCTGAGTGCCAGTTTGCTGGCATTCGTTACGGCGGGCTGGGAACGCAGCGGCTGGAGACCGAAGTCAAAGCCCGGTTCCCGGACACGTCCTGCGTGCGGATGGATTCCGACAGCATGCAAAAACCAGGCAGCCATGAGAAAGCGCTCGCTTCCTTCCGCGCCGGCGATGTTCGGATTCTGCTTGGCACGCAGATGATCGCCAAAGGCCTCGATTTCCCCAACGTCACGCTCGTCGGCGTGATCAACGCCGATACCTCGCTGCACCTGCCCGACTTCCGCGCTGCGGAACGGACCTTTCAGCTGGTGACCCAGGTGGCCGGACGCACCGGCCGCGGCGCCAGGGCGGGGCGCGTGCTGGTGCAAACCTTCAGCCCCGAACACCCCGCGATCCAGGCGGCGCTCCAGCACGACTATTACCGCTTTGCCGCCGGCGAACTGCCGATCCGGAAGGAGTTTGGCTATCCGCCTTTTGAGCAGGTTATTCGCCTGATCGTCCGCGGGCCGATCGAAGAGCAGACCGAGCAGTTCGCCGACCTGATCACGGA
- a CDS encoding 3-hydroxyacyl-ACP dehydratase FabZ family protein gives MTLEKIHAAIPHRRPMLLLDEIVEQSENQIQCRKTFTPDEFFFQGHYPDFPLVPGVILCESAMQAGAVLLSTYAAAAEGAVPVATRLGDVKFKKMVRPGDTILLNVTLNERLADTFFLTAKVTLDGKLAARFDFACTMAKVE, from the coding sequence ATGACGCTTGAAAAAATCCATGCCGCGATTCCCCATCGCCGGCCGATGCTGCTGCTTGACGAGATCGTCGAGCAGTCGGAGAACCAGATTCAATGCCGGAAAACGTTCACGCCGGACGAGTTCTTTTTCCAGGGCCATTACCCGGATTTCCCACTGGTTCCGGGGGTGATTCTGTGTGAAAGCGCCATGCAGGCGGGGGCCGTGCTGCTGTCGACGTATGCGGCGGCAGCAGAGGGGGCGGTTCCTGTCGCCACCCGGCTGGGCGATGTGAAATTCAAAAAAATGGTCCGGCCCGGCGATACAATTCTGCTGAACGTCACGCTGAACGAGCGGCTGGCCGACACCTTCTTTCTGACCGCGAAAGTCACTCTGGACGGGAAGCTGGCGGCCCGTTTCGACTTCGCCTGCACCATGGCGAAAGTGGAATAA